DNA sequence from the Mangifera indica cultivar Alphonso chromosome 18, CATAS_Mindica_2.1, whole genome shotgun sequence genome:
ACATTGTTCCTTTACTAGATTTATACTCTAAGCGTAACCGTTGTCCTACTAGTGCAGCTCTTACACCTACTAGTCCTTCTACAGGTGATGACCTTGCTTATACTTTAGGTGAGTCAGTCTCCTCAAACCCGGTACACCTCTTTTCTGCTTCAGAATCCTCTGTCACTGCAGTCTTACCTCCTGATGATCAATTTCCCATTGTCATTCGCAAAGGTATGCGTTCAACTCATAATCTTCATCTCATCTATAATTTTCTTAGTTATCATTGTTTATCTTCACCATACTATGCTTTTATATCCACTTTATCCTTTGTATATATCTCTGCTACTATTCATAAGACATTATCTGATCCCGAATGAGGACAAACAATGGTGGATAAGATGTATGCTCTACATGCTAATCATACTTGGGACTTAGTTCCATTGTCTCCTGGTCACTCAACGGTTGGATGTAAGTGGATATATGCTATTAAAGTTGGTTCTGATGGCAGGTTGATAGATTGAAAGCATGGTTGGTTACTAAATGGTACACTTAGACATATGACCTTGATCATTATAAAACTTTCTCTCATGTAGTTAAAATGTCCTCTATTTGCCTATTTTTATCTATGGTTGCCATTCGCCATTGGCCTTTGCATCAGTTAGACATCACAAAAGTCTTTCTTTATGGCGAGTCGCAAGAAGAGATCTATATGGAGCAACCTCCTTATTTTGTTGCTCAAGGAGAGTCTAGATTGGTTTGTAAGCTCTGTCGTTCTCTATATGGCTTGAAGCAATCTCCTCGTGCCTGGTTTAGTCTGTTTAGTATTGTTATTCAAGAATTCAGCATGCTGCGAAGTGAATCTGATCATTCAGTGTTCTATAAATATACTTCATAGGGACAATGTATCTATCTAGTGGTCTAtgttgatgaaattattattataggaAGTGATCATAAGGGTATTGAGCAATTAAAGAAACATTTGTTTATTCACtttcaaaccaaagatttgGGTCCACTCAGATACTTTCTTAGTATAGAAGTCGTCCAGTCGAAATCTAGAATTATCATCTCTCAAAGAAAGTATGCATTGGATATTCTGAAGGAAATAGAGATGTCAGATTTTAACCCTATAAACTTTTCCATGGCCCCTCATACTAAGCTCTTACCCGGGCAGGGGGAGCCATTTGCAAATCTTGGGAGATATTGGAAACTATCAACCCATATTAAGATAGAATATATGTTAAActgtattttgttatattaagaGGCTATCAAACcatattatgataaaatatatattttaagaatttgatttaatttgtttccttctATACCTTCTTTGtaactatatatattgtaaCATTTTGCACTCtatcaaaataagaaaacaatattttaaattcacaaaaataattaattcccTTAAACTTGGATAAAAAAGGTGATAATTGATGAAAATGGCCGAACCTATAAACAACCATGTATAGCACTTGAGTTCCCCTAATTgtaaaacaaaaccaaaatcacGTAACAAAACCACAGCATTGGATAGGGAATCACTAGATGTTCAATATATTTAACGGATGAAGATTAAGTAAACCAAGTGCAGACAAACAGTTAAAACATATAACTGGAAAAATATTAGATAGTACTATTCAAGAAACTCAAACAGTCTTAATACTGATGGCTGCTAAACCTAGAACTAAAAGATGAAACAGAAAAAAGCTTCCTCAAATTGTATCCCCTCAAGTCTTGACAGCCACACCAGAGTAGACATGCTGAAAAGCCAAAGAAAAAAGACACTTAATGAGAAAGCCCATCCATGTTCCTGAGCCTACTTAGATCTCTGCCTCATCTTTCGGCGCTTCCTCTTTAACCTTCTCATGCGCTTCTTCTTCCACTGAAAGCAATTAAAAACACAATCCATTTAAtcctcaagaaaaaaaaaatcaataaatagtCCAAAATACAAAACTAAATGATGGATCTCTTCCTCAATAACTAGGCATCAATTACAATCAACTAATCATACAAAAAGTACATATTTCATCAAGAGGGCAACAAGAAAGACACTGTCAAacttataaatttcaatatgaaGTGGCTAATACAACGAGTGTGGCATTCAAAGTTACCTCCCAATAATAAAATGTCATAGTTAAAAACACAGTAGATTGTTAGTTCCAACAAAATCATTAGACGAGAAGAATCTTAACCTTATCGCCTAATCAATTTTCGGTTTATATCACTGGAAAAAACCCACACAAAAATTAACCAATCTACAATCATGCACACTTTCTTGCATATACAAGAACAATATCAAGCTGTGGATAAAACTTTTTCTACGCAACAATTTAAAATCAACGGCAAATTCAAGTTCCAAAATCACAACTGACAAATATTTTCTCAGAACACCCCccctccaaaaaaaaaaaacagaaaaactcATTCCCACAGCAAAAATTCAAGACTGAAAGCATGCAACATGATATCACAATTCatcagaaaataaatttaaacagaTGGTAAGGAGAGAAGGGAAAGATACCTTAGCTCTCATCTTGGACAAAGATCACCCTTATTTGGCCTACTTCTAGAAGACGATGAAGAATAATCCTCTGAGCTAGAGGGACCGTTGATATATATAGGGTTAGGGTTTCATTCACAGAAACCCTATCACCCTCAGGAATTGTTTAGAAGTTTCTGGACTGGATCGGCCCAGGCGGGAGCCGAAGCTGTGGCCCAGAGTTTCCAGAAACTCGTATCCGTGATaagaaatttgatattaatagaGGGAACTGGCAAAAGTGTTTAAAATTAGTTAACCGGactaatttgataatattttaaattgaattaaatttttaagttagaggaaattataaattaatattgaattgatttaaatattaatcaattttaaattaaataaaaaatattaattaacaaaatcaaatttttagtaaaatgattttaatcaaattcaaattattattacaccttattaattaaaaaaataggttaaatattttattaatttattgtttaaaattttaaaagtggtttaatttggttaatcagttttaaaaaataaaaaaattaataatcaaataaaaaaatagattatttatattcttaaataggtttttcaaataattaattttttatttgatttttggtttaaaaactaattcatACTGAAAATATCCCTAAAAACTTGGATTTTCTAAAAGccaaaaacaattaattaacaaataattaaaggCTATATAAAAGCCGAACCCAATCCTTTAAATATACTTCAGAAGCCCAACTCTTGGCCCATTTATTTTATGAACACAAGTCCGTTCACTCGATCGGAAGAAAGAACTGAAAATGGAAGAAACAGCCTCACAAAACCACCGCGATTTCGCCGACGACACCAACTTTTCAGCCCAAGTTAACACGAATTCTTCTCCAAACGATGATGCAAATAAAACGTCTGAAGAATCCGAGCTCAAGAATACCATTAACACGAAGAGCAGTGAAGCGTTGGCCAAAGCTTTGTCCTGTATGTTGACTAGCGTAATCAAAGACTTCGATTCAAAGGCTCAAGACACTCTACACTCACAGGACCACCTCGCTTCCTCCATCGATCGTCTCACTCGAGGTTGTTTTTTTAACCAGTGAcgtattgttttctttttactGCATATTTAGTtatcttattatatttaaatttttggaaaTGCATTTGATAGTAGTTTAAAGAGACTATTGATTTTAGTATAATGTTTATGATTTAATTCGAAAATTGATTTTGGAAACAgttgttttgatatgaaagTGATGAACTGTACTCAAATTCTATACCATTGGTAACTGTTTTACTaggtttattgtattttttttttgatatatacaagtttgaattttgtattattattagtttagtATGAAATGTTTCTGTGAATATTACTATGTTTGTAATTGCACATACTGATCCAGTAATTGGATAGTCTAATGATACAAATCAGGCTTGTTTTATAACAAGTTTGAAATAAGTTGAACATTTGTCCCAGTATGGATGCCTTCCAGTATGTTAAGTTTGGTAGGAACTAGGAAATCAGTTTCTTGTATCATTTAATGTTTTTAGTCAACTGCAATCTTGTTTGAGTATTATGTTACATAGGTTGAGAGGTCTATCTGGGATGAATCATTTTCTGTTTTACTAATTAACCTATAAAGATCAATGAGACACTGAAAATCTTGACCAGTTCACTAGCAAAATTTAGTATGTGGAGATTTTGAGAAAAACTGCAACAAATAAACTAGAGTGCCCTGAAGTTCATGAAAGTGTGTGTGCATAGCCCTAGACCTTCTTATATGTGCCAGGtaattatgaataaaagaaGATGGCACATGATAGGTGGATTAAAATAGAGAATTACCTAAACCATGCAAATGGAGTGGAGTTAGTCAAGCATTTGGTCTATTAGTCAAGATTTTACTAAATGGGTTAAGAGATTTCTAGTTTGGTAAGAGGAGGGCATGGCTAGTGTTTTGGATGTGTTtttggaattattttttttgagaTGGAACATTTTTTTAACTAGTTATTCGAGGGGTGTTTATCATATTTATGTGTGTAAGGAATGCTTTTGTGAGTGAAAGTCATGACTGGCAACATATGTTTGTTCATCAGGAGTGAAATGCTTTGGTGTCATTTTGCCAGTACAATTGGGCAAAATGTTATTGGTGGTTGAATTTTGTAACTTTTCTTTTTAGGTCGAAGCTATGGAACAAGTGAGTATCTATGGAAATTTTGTCACCAAGgaagaaatttgataaaaatgttattctCATTGCAATGCATCTGGAGGCAGTAATATGTGGGTGTCCCCTTAGAAGGATATTTTCTCTGTGCTGGCACTCTTAAGCAACCTCCGGGTGGCAGGCAGCTTTTCAGATAATTCAGAATTCTGCAACCAGTGGACACATATAAAGTTACATTGCTCAGAGGGGAGTTTGGTTGTCACCTACAGATTGGTTGGTCTACCTTAATTTTAGAAGCTTGTTAGTACTAGCATTTTGAACATTTCATGTCTCCTACTTTGACACCTGAATTCTTCCCCAGAGATTTCTTTAGCAAGCTTACTACAAAGAATGTCAGACCTGAAATCTTAGATTGTCGTAGATTTTGTTTGTGGGTTTACTTAGCTACTTCACTTAGAAAGAAGACAAGTAAGAATTGCATCAAGCATATTATCAATTCTTCATATTCTTCAATACTGAGAAGATTATGTAGATTCATGTAGCCTGCTAGAACCTCCAAATCCGAAAAGGACAATAACTCCCATTTTGGAGAATATAAAATAGTAGAAGCTTTGATTGATGGTGGGCACATAGTACAGCCTGCAAGCAGAGCTTCTGATAATTTCATGGTACCGATATTTGTAATCTCTGCTAATAAAATAGAACCCTTGTTAgcatttttttccctaaaatgTTGTACatataagaataaaaagttACAGTATTATCAAGTTTAGCACAATAATATGGCTTGTCAATTCATTTGGAGTAGTTGCACCTAATATTGCCCCACAAAGATATTCTTTCAACTCTCTTTATCTCCCTTATGGTGCCTTTCTCTTACATGGGTAGTGTATGCTGctgttatataaaaaattaaatgaaccAGAAGAAGCAGCATAGTAAAGTTAAGGAATTTATAGATGTATCATCAGCCAGATAAGACAGTCCCATGTCTGTGTTTAGGTCTTTGTTCTCTGCCTTGTtccatttttttcattctttattgaTCCCAAAGCATGCCTATCATGTAAATGTATGTTTTTTAGAATCAACATGTTATAGTTTTTATCTCTGCAACCTTgtgttaaaagtttgatattccTCCTTTACTATTTTCTAAGTCgtattgtatataattttagtgtATGTTGACAGAGCTTGATCAATTATTAGAAGACGCACCCTTGCCATTCATTATGCAACATGCAGCAAAGATTTCAAGCATTAGAAAGAGAGTTTCATCAATGAATTCAGTTTTGAGATCCATACAGCAGCGTATTGATAATATGGACCGAATGTTATCAGCTGGCATTCACCatggtaattttatttcttcataGGCTGTGAAATCCTTTTTCTTTAATCTGTTGCTAATATTGAAGTTGAAGTTAAATTGAACCTAAAAATATTCACGATGCATTACAATATGCTTACTAGTGCATGTTTCCACTTTTGGCAAATTAGGTAGTGTAGCTAATCACTCTACTTCTGATCTTCTTCTCAGCAGCTACCATATGGCTTTTCCCAGAATAAAGCTTCAATCCTAAATCTGTGTAACCATTAATTGTTATACTTATTATTAAACACTCTCACTTCTTTTCTTCATCTAGCATATATAACCCTGAGGAggtgtttgatttggataatgctttattaccaaaattgaaaaattaccttgaagatagattacttataagattactaggtataaatgattattatatttgataaaattggataattataaataattattgtattcgattaaagataataaaataatactaataaattattttacttaaatgcctttaactataattattctaaaatattttttatattacttgttatattaattgataatgagattattttttttctaaaaaaattaataaataagaatataattataataaaatcaagattaccttagtaatcttttgATACTTAGAGTGAAGGTGGTAATTAAATTCTCATTTATATTACTTGCTgcatcactattgataatagaagattactgtaatattttattactgacaaatcaaacaagggaatgtaagtaataaaaaatagattaccaaagtaatctttattaACTAAGAACCAAATGGCCCCTAATAGTACTAGTACATGCACCTGCATTAATATTCCATCCATTGGCCTTTATTCCTTGTGGTACAataatctcttttattttataataggaaaaaattctgatttgtttcaaaaaataatttgaaggCCTTCAATGTTATTACTAACACATCTATTACTCAAGATTCCCTTTGCCCATTATGAATCCCTGATTCGGTTAAAGAAGCCACAAGTTTCTTTGAGCTTGATTCATGCTCCCACTTCCCATCTTTAATTTAAGATCCTGTTCTATTGACTCCAGAATCCTAAATCGAAGCTAAAAAAGTGTACTTATTTTCTTGTTTACAGGCCAACTTCTTTCTGACTCCACTGCATAATATTTGCATTGTTGTTGCAATATAACCTAGTAGCATTTCTGATATTATTTGCAAGGACTAAGGATGCAACTCGTTTTCATCCATCGGTAGTGAAATGTATTTGATGGAACATTGCACTCTTATTATAGATGCTTCATGATTTTaagcataaatataaaattttcttactaATTTGCTATTCAGTAGTTTTCTTCGGTGGTGCATTATATGGTTGAAACTAATTGATTTGGATGTAATTTGCAGAGAAAACAGCAACAGAAAATTCTTGactacataaatttttttaaaggtaaaCTCCCCAGAACACAGTAATATTCCAGAAGTTACATTTAATCTTAAGTGTGATTTTACGTTGCCTCTTGTTAAAATTCTAGGATTTCTTGAACCAAGGACGCAGATACTTAAGATGCCTCTTGAAACTGCCCCAAGTTTCTGcccttcaaaatttgaaattctaaaaacatGGTTACATGATGATGGGAAGAGTGCTGAAACTGGTGGTACAAGGAGATTCCTGTGGTAAGATTTCATTTTGGCTTTTGATTTTGAAGTACATTGGAAATAATGAATCATTAATttggtaaaatgatataatgttGTGGAGATTGTTTTAGATAGACAGTTGATTATCATCTTTATGTACCATGATGTATACCTAGTTATTCTTTTAGTACTAAGAAATCTCGTTGTCTAACTGAAAGTTCCATTATTTAGCTTAAAACAAGATATAAATGGTAAATTTTTCTGGTTGTTACTCTTTTCAGAAAATATTATGTTAACTTGGTGTATGTTGTCTTGGTTAGGGGTAAAACATAGGTAGAAGTAATGTTCTCAGAATAACTGGTTAACTGGTCAAGATTTCTATATTATATTTGCTGTaatgttttatcaaaatatttgttccatggttggtttttttttataattattattagagaaGGAATAGGAAGACAATTGAGTGAGTTACTATGTTTGGACTGTCATTTAGAGTagattttgttgtttaattgtattaatattCATGCAAAGCCTTGCCATTTCTAAGGTTGACATAGTCAAATTTGCCTTGGCGTGGCCCACGAATGTGCCTATGCCCATTTGTACAAGGCGCACAGTCATGCAACAAAGTAATAACGAATGGACGTTCATAAAGATGTTCATCCATTTGTGGTGTTGTTTTGCCAATATTTAAAGACGTATAAGGTACACAATAGTTTATCAAATGTGccccaaaattttatcaaataatatttttacccttaatgaaattttaagaagttttttgaaatttgcaaAAAGATTagggtgtttttaaaattttttaaattttaatatacacacattagtttgaaaaataacagtTACATTCGCAAagaatataacaaatttaaagtataaatgtcatattacaacCTATTGAGGTTATAGTTATATTGTCAAAACATAAGAGGTGAATATATAATTTCTGAAAGAAGACGGGGGATGATTTACCCCTagtaaggttttaaaaaatgatatctaCATCCTCACAATATTGTTCACAATTCAGTTTGACAAAATTGTTATGGTAATATTTTGAATCCTAgggacaaaataataattaaatctacgtaataatatttaaataaaataacataaatattttttaattatta
Encoded proteins:
- the LOC123201554 gene encoding uncharacterized protein LOC123201554; translated protein: MEETASQNHRDFADDTNFSAQVNTNSSPNDDANKTSEESELKNTINTKSSEALAKALSCMLTSVIKDFDSKAQDTLHSQDHLASSIDRLTRELDQLLEDAPLPFIMQHAAKISSIRKRVSSMNSVLRSIQQRIDNMDRMLSAGIHHEKTATENS